In a genomic window of Stakelama saccharophila:
- the hemH gene encoding ferrochelatase codes for MKPDDHPSIPPRKIGVLLINLGTPDAPEPPAVKRYLAEFLSDPRVIEIPRLAWQPILRGVILRTRPKKSAEAYAQVWSEDGSPLAAITKAQAEALQGAWGGGVLVDWAMRYGRPAIAERLQALKDAGCERVLLAPLYPQYCAATTATANDNAFAALADMRWQPAVRTLPPYHDDPAYIDALRRSIEADVAALDFAPDLILASFHGMPQRTLELGDPYHCHCQKTARLLSDALGREVRIAFQSRFGRAKWLEPATDAVLAALPGEGMKRVAVVTPGFSADCVETLEEIAIRGRETFLGAGGTDFACLPCLNASAPGIEMLRSILSRELAGWADPA; via the coding sequence GTGAAGCCCGACGACCATCCATCGATACCGCCGCGCAAGATCGGCGTCCTGCTGATCAACCTCGGCACGCCCGACGCGCCCGAACCGCCGGCGGTGAAGCGCTATCTGGCCGAATTCCTGTCCGATCCGCGCGTGATCGAAATTCCCCGGCTCGCCTGGCAGCCGATCCTGCGCGGTGTCATCCTGCGCACGCGGCCGAAGAAATCGGCCGAGGCCTATGCCCAGGTCTGGAGCGAGGACGGCTCGCCGCTTGCCGCGATCACCAAGGCGCAAGCAGAGGCGTTGCAGGGCGCGTGGGGCGGCGGCGTCCTGGTCGACTGGGCGATGCGCTATGGCCGCCCCGCGATCGCCGAGCGGTTGCAGGCGCTGAAGGATGCCGGGTGCGAGCGTGTGCTGTTGGCACCGCTTTATCCGCAATATTGCGCGGCGACGACCGCGACCGCCAACGACAACGCGTTCGCGGCGCTTGCAGATATGCGGTGGCAGCCGGCGGTCCGCACGCTGCCGCCTTATCATGACGATCCGGCTTATATCGACGCGCTGCGGCGATCGATCGAGGCGGATGTGGCCGCGCTCGATTTCGCGCCGGACCTGATCCTCGCCAGCTTTCACGGCATGCCGCAGCGGACGCTGGAACTGGGCGACCCCTATCACTGCCACTGTCAGAAGACGGCGCGGCTGCTGTCCGATGCGCTGGGACGGGAGGTGCGCATCGCCTTTCAGTCGCGTTTCGGCCGGGCGAAGTGGCTGGAGCCCGCGACCGACGCCGTACTCGCCGCGCTGCCGGGCGAGGGGATGAAGCGGGTGGCGGTGGTGACGCCGGGATTTTCCGCCGATTGCGTCGAAACGCTGGAGGAGATCGCGATCCGCGGTCGCGAAACATTCCTGGGGGCCGGGGGAACCGATTTCGCCTGCCTGCCTTGTCTCAACGCAAGCGCGCCCGGCATCGAAATGCTGCGCAGCATTTTGTCGCGCGAGCTTGCGGGCTGGGCGGACCCCGCCTAG
- the phbB gene encoding acetoacetyl-CoA reductase translates to MARVAIVTGGTRGIGEAISLALQDMGMTVAANYAGDDARANAFSERTGIRTYKWDVGDFDACQDAVKRVEADVGPVDVLVNNAGITRDATMMKMTAEMWDEVIRVNLGGCFNMAKATFPGMRERKWGRIVNIGSINGQAGQYGQVNYAAAKSGIHGFTKALAQEGARFGITVNAVAPGYIDTDMVAAVPADVLEKIVARVPVGRLGQASEIARGVAFFCSEEGGFATGSTLSINGGQHMY, encoded by the coding sequence ATGGCGCGCGTCGCGATCGTTACCGGAGGAACACGCGGAATCGGCGAGGCCATCAGCCTCGCGCTCCAGGACATGGGCATGACCGTCGCCGCGAACTATGCCGGTGACGATGCCAGGGCGAACGCCTTTTCCGAGCGCACGGGCATCCGCACCTACAAATGGGACGTCGGTGATTTCGACGCCTGCCAGGACGCGGTGAAGCGGGTCGAGGCGGATGTCGGGCCGGTCGACGTGCTCGTGAACAATGCCGGCATCACCCGCGACGCCACGATGATGAAGATGACCGCCGAGATGTGGGACGAGGTCATCCGCGTGAACCTGGGCGGCTGTTTCAACATGGCCAAGGCGACGTTCCCCGGCATGCGCGAGCGTAAATGGGGGCGGATCGTCAATATCGGCTCGATCAACGGCCAGGCCGGCCAGTACGGGCAGGTCAACTACGCCGCCGCCAAATCGGGTATTCACGGCTTCACCAAGGCGCTGGCGCAGGAAGGCGCGCGGTTCGGCATCACCGTGAACGCGGTGGCGCCGGGTTATATCGACACCGACATGGTGGCGGCGGTGCCCGCCGACGTGCTGGAGAAGATCGTCGCGCGGGTCCCGGTCGGCCGGCTGGGCCAGGCGAGCGAGATTGCGCGCGGCGTCGCCTTCTTCTGTTCGGAAGAGGGCGGCTTCGCCACCGGATCGACGCTTTCGATCAACGGCGGACAGCATATGTATTGA
- a CDS encoding sulfotransferase family protein, with translation MSTRIRRCYSFAMKAKVFGIGLNKTGTTTLGQCLAQLGYRHMGYRPDLLRALYDGRTAEIFAEIDRYDSFEDWPYPLMYRELAVRYPDAKFILTVRRDPDVWLKSLRRHSLRSRPFRHARKIAYGYNYPHSAPDAHRDIYCRHNREVCEYLGDRVRVLCWERGDGWPELCGYLGCDMPDELFPHANAAAELPIRRAIPNRILQQLEAWNLALSLRLQTLGAAPSKAAPALDTPLEGTRKPSDQRQ, from the coding sequence ATGTCCACACGAATCCGCCGGTGCTATTCCTTTGCCATGAAGGCGAAAGTATTCGGCATCGGGCTCAACAAGACCGGAACAACTACGCTGGGTCAGTGCCTCGCGCAGCTTGGTTACCGCCACATGGGCTATCGCCCCGACTTGCTGCGTGCGCTCTACGACGGGCGGACGGCAGAAATCTTCGCGGAGATCGACCGTTACGACAGTTTCGAGGACTGGCCCTATCCGCTGATGTACCGCGAACTGGCGGTGCGCTATCCCGACGCGAAGTTCATCCTCACGGTGCGGCGTGATCCCGATGTCTGGCTGAAAAGCCTGCGCCGCCATTCGCTGCGGTCGCGCCCGTTCCGCCACGCACGCAAAATCGCTTATGGTTACAACTATCCGCACAGCGCGCCGGATGCGCACCGCGACATCTATTGCCGGCACAATCGCGAGGTTTGCGAGTATCTGGGCGACCGCGTCCGTGTCCTGTGCTGGGAGCGCGGCGACGGCTGGCCCGAACTATGCGGCTATCTGGGATGCGACATGCCGGACGAACTGTTCCCGCATGCCAACGCTGCGGCAGAACTGCCGATCAGGCGAGCCATTCCCAACCGCATTCTGCAACAACTGGAGGCGTGGAACCTGGCGTTGAGCCTGCGGTTGCAGACATTGGGGGCCGCCCCGTCAAAGGCGGCCCCCGCCCTCGATACGCCACTCGAGGGAACTCGCAAGCCTTCGGATCAGCGGCAGTAA
- a CDS encoding glycine zipper 2TM domain-containing protein: MFKKLSLLGAAFTMSAAALIPATPAAAQSHRGHHYGHYDRHDRGHYRNYDRYDRRAHYDRRYAYRRGARCDDNGDGGTVIGAIAGGLAGHEVVGRYGDKTAGTLVGGVVGALAGRAIDRSDRPDYCR, from the coding sequence ATGTTCAAGAAACTCTCGCTCCTTGGCGCGGCGTTCACCATGAGTGCCGCTGCGCTGATCCCGGCGACACCTGCCGCCGCCCAGAGTCATCGTGGCCACCATTACGGCCATTACGATCGGCATGATCGCGGCCATTATCGCAACTATGACCGCTACGACCGCCGTGCGCACTACGATCGGCGCTATGCCTATCGCCGCGGCGCGCGCTGCGACGACAATGGCGACGGCGGTACGGTGATCGGCGCCATTGCCGGCGGCCTTGCCGGCCACGAAGTCGTCGGCCGCTATGGCGACAAGACGGCGGGCACCCTGGTCGGCGGTGTCGTCGGTGCCCTTGCCGGTCGCGCGATCGACCGCTCGGATCGCCCTGATTACTGCCGCTGA
- a CDS encoding esterase-like activity of phytase family protein, whose protein sequence is MRIVWSVLLLLIFIPGYSGEPRLALLRGEPKIAMRPVPLVADQPGRRRVGALTYLGGVELTSPDGAFGGFSAMQISGDTFLMLNDGGNFVRFRMGSDWRMHDARYGFLRDGPGTGWTKIQRDSESLARDPASGSLWVGFEDANAIWRYDAALSHATGHVAPPVMRKWPGSSGPESMARMPDGSFIVISEGKGWRKGRGRAAVRFAGDPVAHPRRGYRFGYMPPKGYSPSDMTVLPDGRIVVLNRTVRLPSLQFPVKVTLIDPAAIGPGRLVRGRVIATFASPVIDDNYEAIAATREGDATILWIASDDNLSALQRTLLLKFRLDPGI, encoded by the coding sequence ATGCGTATCGTCTGGTCCGTCCTGCTGCTGCTGATCTTCATTCCCGGCTATTCGGGCGAGCCGCGCCTGGCGCTGCTCCGCGGCGAGCCGAAGATCGCGATGCGGCCGGTTCCGCTGGTCGCCGATCAGCCGGGGCGCCGGCGGGTGGGGGCGCTGACCTATCTGGGCGGTGTCGAACTGACGAGCCCCGACGGCGCATTCGGCGGCTTTTCGGCCATGCAGATATCGGGCGACACCTTCCTGATGCTGAACGACGGCGGCAATTTCGTGCGGTTTCGCATGGGCAGCGACTGGCGCATGCACGATGCCCGTTACGGCTTTCTGCGCGACGGGCCGGGGACGGGCTGGACCAAGATCCAGCGAGACAGCGAATCCCTGGCGCGCGATCCGGCGTCGGGGTCGCTGTGGGTGGGGTTCGAGGATGCGAACGCGATCTGGCGCTACGACGCCGCCCTTTCGCACGCCACCGGCCATGTCGCGCCGCCGGTCATGCGGAAATGGCCGGGCAGCAGCGGTCCGGAATCGATGGCCCGGATGCCCGACGGATCGTTCATCGTCATTTCGGAAGGCAAGGGATGGCGCAAGGGCCGGGGCAGGGCGGCGGTACGATTCGCCGGCGATCCCGTCGCGCATCCGCGTCGCGGCTATCGCTTCGGCTACATGCCGCCCAAGGGGTACAGCCCATCGGACATGACCGTCCTGCCCGACGGCAGGATCGTCGTGCTCAACCGCACCGTGCGGCTGCCGTCCCTGCAATTTCCGGTGAAGGTGACGCTGATCGACCCGGCGGCCATCGGCCCGGGCAGGCTGGTGCGCGGGCGCGTCATCGCGACGTTCGCGTCCCCGGTGATCGACGACAATTACGAAGCGATCGCCGCAACGCGCGAAGGCGATGCGACGATCCTGTGGATCGCATCCGACGACAATCTGTCGGCGCTTCAGCGAACCTTGTTGCTGAAGTTCCGCCTCGATCCCGGCATTTGA
- the rpmB gene encoding 50S ribosomal protein L28, with the protein MSRICELTGKGRQVGNNVSHANNKTKRLFLPNLQNVTLMSEALEKSVKLRVSTHGLRSVEHVGGLDNWLMKTSEDKLSTRARRLKRDVARKLSEKTAA; encoded by the coding sequence ATGTCGCGCATTTGCGAGCTGACCGGCAAGGGCCGGCAGGTGGGCAACAACGTTTCCCACGCGAACAACAAGACCAAGCGTCTTTTTCTGCCCAACCTGCAGAACGTCACGCTGATGTCCGAAGCGCTTGAAAAGAGCGTGAAGCTGCGCGTCTCCACGCACGGCCTGCGGTCGGTCGAACATGTCGGCGGCCTCGACAACTGGCTGATGAAGACCAGCGAGGACAAGCTGTCGACCCGCGCCCGCCGCCTGAAGCGCGACGTCGCCAGGAAGCTGTCGGAAAAGACCGCGGCCTGA
- a CDS encoding nucleoside deaminase, which produces MRRALQAARDAASQGEVPVGAVVVRDGTVIATAANAPRRLHDPTAHAEICAIRAASARLGSDRLEGCDLWVTLEPCAMCAGAIAHARIARLYYGASDPKGGAVEHGPRFFAQPTCHHRPEIFSGIGEGEAAGLLRNFFAGRR; this is translated from the coding sequence ATGCGCCGGGCGTTGCAGGCCGCGCGCGATGCCGCGTCGCAGGGCGAGGTGCCGGTCGGGGCGGTCGTGGTTCGCGACGGGACCGTCATCGCCACGGCCGCGAATGCGCCGCGCCGGCTGCATGATCCCACCGCGCATGCGGAGATTTGCGCGATCCGGGCGGCCTCGGCGCGGCTGGGCAGCGACCGGCTGGAGGGATGCGACCTGTGGGTGACGCTGGAGCCCTGCGCCATGTGCGCCGGGGCGATCGCCCATGCCCGCATCGCTCGGCTCTATTACGGCGCATCGGACCCGAAGGGCGGCGCGGTCGAACACGGCCCGCGATTCTTCGCGCAGCCCACCTGCCACCACCGGCCGGAAATCTTTTCCGGAATCGGCGAGGGCGAAGCGGCGGGGCTGCTGCGCAATTTCTTCGCTGGCCGGCGTTGA
- a CDS encoding phospholipid carrier-dependent glycosyltransferase — MAILGRAGYGPRSMLDRLRRDPLLAALVIGLGAEILFLVHLGWPDRLVFDEIHYVPAARAMLALNRPLNTEHPLLAKEFIAAGIALFGDNPLGWRFFATLAGTATVLAGYWMLWLLFARVRTAAFGALLIAVNQMVYVQARIAMIDIYLGAFVMLAAAGFVWAMEAPPECVKPRLILTGTLLGLATAAKWAAVPYIVFAGIAFLLVRWRDAALAGRPAISALTDGAHPHWRGTGTVPAMLLIGGTSIIVYFLTFAPQFFYAHDPLTLRWLLPFQQAMFDAQTQVLRSHPYQSAWWTWPLVIRPIWYFYEPDGGVWRGVLLIGNPVVMWGGLAAVAACLFAGLRDRAARPLALALFWIASLGIWAIIPKSLGFYYYYHLSGVIICLCLAAAFHHFARGRFAKADEWFAIPAIAVFLYFYPVLSAQPLGGEGAFNHWMLFDSWR; from the coding sequence ATGGCAATCCTTGGCCGGGCCGGCTATGGACCGCGATCGATGCTGGACCGTCTGCGACGAGACCCGCTGCTGGCGGCCCTGGTGATCGGCCTCGGCGCCGAGATCCTGTTCCTGGTGCATCTCGGCTGGCCCGACCGGCTGGTCTTCGACGAGATTCACTATGTCCCGGCGGCCCGCGCGATGCTGGCGCTGAACCGACCGCTCAATACCGAGCATCCGCTGCTGGCCAAGGAATTCATCGCGGCGGGAATCGCCCTGTTCGGCGACAATCCGCTGGGCTGGCGCTTCTTCGCGACGCTGGCCGGCACGGCGACCGTGCTCGCCGGCTACTGGATGCTGTGGCTGCTGTTCGCCCGCGTGCGCACCGCCGCGTTCGGCGCGCTGCTGATCGCCGTCAACCAGATGGTCTATGTCCAGGCGCGAATCGCGATGATCGACATCTATCTCGGCGCGTTCGTGATGCTCGCGGCCGCAGGCTTCGTGTGGGCGATGGAGGCGCCGCCCGAGTGCGTAAAGCCGCGTCTGATCCTGACGGGGACGCTGCTGGGCCTGGCGACGGCGGCGAAATGGGCCGCGGTGCCGTATATCGTCTTCGCCGGTATCGCGTTCCTCCTCGTCCGCTGGCGCGACGCAGCACTTGCCGGCCGGCCCGCGATCAGCGCCCTTACCGACGGCGCCCATCCGCATTGGCGCGGCACCGGCACCGTCCCTGCGATGCTGCTGATCGGCGGGACCAGCATCATCGTCTATTTCCTGACCTTCGCGCCGCAATTCTTCTATGCCCATGATCCGCTCACCCTGCGCTGGCTGCTGCCGTTCCAGCAGGCCATGTTTGATGCGCAGACGCAGGTGCTGCGGTCTCACCCCTATCAATCCGCCTGGTGGACCTGGCCGCTGGTCATCCGGCCGATCTGGTATTTCTACGAACCCGATGGCGGGGTGTGGCGCGGCGTGCTGCTGATCGGCAATCCGGTGGTGATGTGGGGCGGACTGGCGGCGGTCGCGGCCTGCCTGTTCGCCGGGCTGCGCGATCGCGCCGCCCGTCCTCTCGCCCTCGCGCTATTCTGGATCGCCTCTCTGGGCATCTGGGCGATCATCCCGAAATCGCTTGGCTTTTATTATTATTACCACCTGTCCGGCGTCATCATCTGCCTGTGCCTTGCCGCGGCCTTCCACCATTTCGCGCGCGGGCGCTTCGCCAAGGCGGACGAATGGTTCGCGATTCCCGCGATCGCGGTGTTCCTCTATTTCTATCCCGTGCTGTCGGCACAGCCGCTGGGCGGTGAAGGCGCGTTCAACCACTGGATGCTGTTCGATAGCTGGCGGTAA